The genomic window CTAATTTTAGTTTCCTCAAAAAAATGGGGAAACTCTAAAAATATTTATTATATTGACATTTTTAAATGTATTTGTTAAAATATTAGAATGTAGGTAGCCGCTCAAATCAGGTTAAAAATCCATAGGGATACCTAGAATTTGGCGAGTCTGGTTAGAGGAGGTGTAGAAATGTACGCAATTATTAAAACAGGTGGAAAACAATATCGTGTTCAAGAAGGCGATGTAATCTATGTTGAAAAATTAGATAGTCAAGCAGAAGAACAAGTTCAATTTGATGAAGTTTTAGCTATTTGTGAAGAAGGGAAGATGACTGTTGGGACTCCAACAGTTAAGGATGCTAAAGTAGTAGGAAAAGTTTTAGAACAAGGAAAAGGCAAAAAAATTATTATATTTAAATATAAGCCTAAAAAAGATTATAGAAAAAAACAAGGACATAGGCAACCTTATACTAAAGTTATGATTGAAAAGATTGAGGCTTAATTCATGATTCAAATTAATGTTTGGGAAGATGAAGAACAGAAGATAAAAAAATTTTTAGTAAAAGGTCATGCAGGTTATGGAGAAGAAGGTTGGGATATTGTTTGTTCAGCAGTTTCTGCTTTAACAATTGCTACATTAAACGGTCTGACAGAATATGTATCCATTCCTTTGGATATAGAGATAGAAGACGGTTATGTTTATTGTGCGATCACAACAAAAATGTCTAAACTTCAGACCATACAATCTCAAGCGATTCTTCAAACTATGAAATTAGCTTTTGAGAATATTGTAGATGAATACGGAGAGTATGTCAAAATGGATAAAATGAAGATATAAGATAGGAGGTGGATGATATGATTAAAATGAATCTTCAACTATTTGCTCATAAAAAAGGAGTAGGTAGTTCTAGAAATGGACGAGATAGTGAATCTAAAAGACTTGGAGTAAAA from Garciella nitratireducens DSM 15102 includes these protein-coding regions:
- a CDS encoding ribosomal-processing cysteine protease Prp, giving the protein MIQINVWEDEEQKIKKFLVKGHAGYGEEGWDIVCSAVSALTIATLNGLTEYVSIPLDIEIEDGYVYCAITTKMSKLQTIQSQAILQTMKLAFENIVDEYGEYVKMDKMKI
- the rplU gene encoding 50S ribosomal protein L21, giving the protein MYAIIKTGGKQYRVQEGDVIYVEKLDSQAEEQVQFDEVLAICEEGKMTVGTPTVKDAKVVGKVLEQGKGKKIIIFKYKPKKDYRKKQGHRQPYTKVMIEKIEA